acggcctaggaacagtgggttaactgccttgttcaggggcagagcaacagatttttaccatgtcagctcggggattcaatcttgcaacctttcggttacaagtccaaggctctaaccactaggtgacCTACATGTAAGCTagttacattaacagtaaacCAACTCAGTATATCCAAACAACCAAAGcatagcctacagcctactacagtgagatacagatGTCTTCCACAACACGTTGTTATATGTCACAATCTACTTCTGTAAATAACAGTCGACCCACGTAATCATTTAAAAGCAATGCCAGCCTAGCATCAACATGTTTCCAATACAACCAAGACAACCAATAGGCTACCAAAACAAACATAATAGAATGTATCTACAGTAAGTGTAAATGTAATGATGAAACATACCGAGCTATTGTGACATCTACTCcagctcctcccctccggcgttcAACATCGCTGGTTTACTAACCACCTGTCCTGGCATTCATCATCATGTGCACCTGCTCTTcatcattaggcacacctggactccatcacttcactgattacctcccctatactgtatatgtcactcccttagttccattccccaggcagtattgacTATGTGTTTCATGCCTATATGCTACTCGTGGTTGGTATATTGGGCTATGGTCggtttattattaaactcaccacctGCACTTGCTTTCTGACTCCCAGCTTATACGTTACAGAATTCCGCCTCAACAAATGGAAGCAGCAGGTAATCAGGCCCCAGACGGTTGATGAACAGGGATACCTACTTCGTCAATACCACGACCAGCTGGCGCAACTGGGAAAGGCTATGGAAGAGGTTCTTCGCAGTCTTCAACGTCTCAAACATGCCCAAGAGGCATTGCCTTGATCTAGCGGAGGATACTCTGCCACCAGTCGACCGAGTGAGCCAGCACACCCGTCTACTCAGCAGTCCACCCAGGTCAGCGTTGCCCGTCTGTCCCTCCCGGATAAATATGATGCAACCCCATCTAAATGCCGTGGCTTCCTAATCCAGTGGTACCTCTATTTTGTGCACCAGATGGCCGCTCCCACCACtgaggtccaaggttgccacggttatttctctgctgactgggCGGGGTTGGAGTGGGCTACGGCCGTTTGGAAGTGAGGAGGAGCTGGATTTGAATGGGGTTCATGGCTCTGATCAAAGGTATCTTCGATCATCCAccggagggcagagaggggggtTAGGGCCTATTCCAACTACGGCAGGATGACCAGACCTCTGCCGAGTACACGCTCATCTTCCGGACTGTAGCAGCATTCAGCGGCTGGAATGAGCCGGCACACCGTACACTATTCAGAAGAGGACTGCGCGAGGAGGTCCAGACAGAACTGGCATGTCGAGATGACAACCTCTCCTTGGACGCACTCATTGCGATGGCCATCCATCTGGATAACCTACTTTGGGAGCGTCGGTACCCTCatcgcttctctccctccctcggtgACCACTCGGTATCAGAGCCTGAGCCCATGGAGGTAAGGGTCACACTCCTCCCCGCGGCTGAACGACGTAGACGGAaacagctggggctctgtcccTATTGTGGTCAAGGAGGACTTCAGCAGTGTCCGGTACGCCCTATCTCGGGATCCACGAGCCCAGCGGGACGGTCACGTGATCTTCCACCCCCTGGGGCAGGTGTGAGTATTTTTTAGTGTCGATCACACtagctggctgtccctcaggtacTGTTCCTACAGCGCTAGTGGATTCCGGTGccgctgggaactttattgaccagacCCTTGCCTGCTCTCTTAATACCACCTCATACCCACTCTCGTCTACGTTTCCGGTCCAAGCCCTTGATAATGAACCAGTATGATCCGgaaccatcacacacatcaccacaccactcaccctcaccATGGAGTCCATTCATCAGGAGAATATTCCCTTCCTCATCACGAGTGCACCAGATCCAacgccataaccccaccatctcaTGGTTGAGGATGAAAGTACGGACTGGTCACCCAAATGCTGGAGGACCTGCTTTCACGTTCCAACTCGCGTCGTATCCTCTGTGGTCTGGGACATAGATGTGGACATtcgccaggctctggagagggaacccGTTACCCACTACCTGTCCTCCTGAACGCATCTAAGTTCCCACAGGGATAAGGGAGCGGCTGTAGACCTGTGCACACAGCTGTTGTCACTGGACATCCTGGGATCACCCGTTCTATTCAATCTCTCTCTGAGAATTATTGATGGCCCACCATGGCGCAGGATGTTATTTGTTACATCAACTGTTCTGTGTGTGCTTAAACTAAGTCCCCCCCGGCACGCTCCAGCAGGGAAGCTCCTTccccttcccgtgcctcagcatccctggtctcatctgtccattgACTTTGTTACCGATCTCCCCTCTGACAGTTTCACCACCATTCTGGTGGTTGTGGACAGATTTTCAAAATCATGCTGGTTCattcctctctctggtctccccacagctctccaggttgctgagacactattccagcaggtcttctgggactatggccttccggaggacattTTTTCAGAACGTGGCCCCCAATGCACATCGCGGATCTGGAAATCCTTTATGGAAAAACtaggggtcacggtcagcctcacaTCCGGGTACCGGCCTAAgtccaacgggcaggtggagaggaccaaccaggagctggggaggttcctaagGAGTCACTGCCAGGACCGGAAAGGTGAGTGGGCCTTGTTCCTTCCCTGGGCGGAATACGACCAGAACTCACTTCGACACTCCTCCACCAGGCTGACTCCCTTCCAGCGTGTCCTGGGATATCAGCCGGCCCTGGCTCCATGGACTCTGAGCCAGACCGAGGCCCCTACAGTGGATGAGTGGTTCCGCAGTTCTGGTGCGCAGGCCCCAGCGTGTCGTCCGCCGTCAGAAGGATCAGGCGGACCGCCACCACAGTGGGGCCCCAGTGTTCCGTCCTGGTGATCGCGTATGGCTCCCACACAGGAACCTCccgctccgcctgccctgccggaagctgagccCCCAGTTTGTGGGGCCCTTCAAGGTCCTCCACAGGGTCAACGAGGTAACCTATCGTCTCACagtcctgctccctccctccggcGCTCGATGTCACCGATCTACTAACCAACGGTCTTGGcttcattattacgcacacctgttcccccatcattacgcacacctggttgtCATTCCCTCCTTGATTACtccccctttatttagccctcagttgTCTTCAGTCACTAGGTGTTATTGTTTTCTCTCAGGTTCTGTACGCTCCTCATGTTTGTTCATCTGTATCGGTTCtttattaaactcaccttctgcacctgttTCCTGACTTCCGGTGTGTATGTAACACCTTCCTCACAATATCACCATGTTCAGATATCGTTTCTGTACAGTAAGTTATCTGCAATCTAGTCAACAGTCTAGATTGCTTTCAATTACAGGAGTAGACGTTGATTTTGACCGAGTAAAATGAGCCATGAGACTGACATGAATTAACATCATAGTATGCATATCAGTGTCATCTGGCAGCTGCAATTGCACATTGATTGACACGTGCACAAACAAACTACTGTGCTATCTCACTAATGTAATTTCTATAGAAGTGTTTCACGTGACATTATAGAGAAGGTTTCTAAGGGCACATAGTCAGGTAGCTCTCTTCTCTTTCACCATCTATTTGTTTCTATATCTATGATGCAACTCTACAGGGCAAACAAGTGGGTATGGACCAAGGAGATAAAGATAGATGTGCGAGCCTAAAAACAAGAATGCATTTAATGGTATACCATGGCACTGATACCCCTGAGCAACGTATCAAATgtagctgagccattgttgcccAATTGGTTTTTGGCTGTCAACATGACCATGAGTTGTTTAGCCTATAAGGAGGACAAATAGGCCCAGTGAAGGGAGTCACAGGCACATCAAGTTATGGAGTCGAGGAATTCCCAACTTGCGATCGGTTCTGTTGAGGAATTGTCATCGAGTACAAGGAAATATTCGTGTTAGGAAGTGAATGGATGGGTGTTCTGTTTAAGATTACTACAGTGAAAGCCGTCTTTTAAAATGTGGCTTGCCTAACGTTTTAATACTACTGTAGATCAAACAAACAACTGAAGTTATAAAAGTGAAATTGTACAACTAATTGGGATTAGGGGATTCATGAATATCTTTGACCTACAAActtgaagaaaagaaaaaaaacgtGTGTCACAGGCTCACAGACCAGGTGGGGTAATATTTGTTTAATGCTTAACTTTTATACCTTATCCACTGCAAATATGGTTTAGAACTTCCTCTTTATCCATCCCCAACTGACCATACAATGAACTCAATACTACTGTAAACCAGATAATAAAGGACTTATTCTTTGTCCTTCCACAGTCACATTATGTACCCTGCATTTTGATAAGCCTGTCCTGGGGATGTGCACATTTTCAAAATGATCAgtgttttttgtttcttttgtattttgctTGTTTCTGCATGGGAGTGTGTAAAATTGCATGCATGCCCTCACAGGCTCCATATTCTGGGCCCTGTGTGTATCATCAGCAATCAGACTCACCAGCACTGCATTGAAGTGCTCCTCTAACTCCTCCTCGGCAGGCATGGGGAGCCTGGGGCCTGCCGCCTGTTTCTGGGGGGCCCCTGAGCCTGGGGGGGCCGACACCATCTTCACCTCCTTCCCCGGTGGCACATCCATGCTCCCAGCGGCATTGCCCATGATTATCTATCCCAGATGCTCAGACCCAGGTACTCCACAGCTACTTCCACACAGTCACAAACACCAGTAAACCCGCAGGAGTCCAGTCTGACTTCACAGTTAAGACAGCACTGGAACTCAAATGTTGTGGTGAACCAAACGTATTCTTCCACTACTTCTCCCGTTGAGATGAGGCTCTATGTGGCAACCATTGACAATTTCCTTAACCCCAGCGGAGCAGGCCAGCCCAAAGTATCATCTTCTCCAATGTTCCTGCTCCTTCATCCTCTCAGACAGGGGAAGTGGTGATGCAAAATTACTCAAAAGTAAACAACGAAAAAGTGTCAGACCTGCAAGCGAGGTCCCTGTGCGGCATGAACAACCCTCAagagattgagagatggagagagagaaatagggaggcGACAGGAGAGTATGAGTGTGACACGGAGAAGACTCACATTCAAAAGGTCGAGCTCCTGGGTCGTCCTGTGAAGGAGAGGTGCAAAGACTCCTACTATGCAGAGAGTAGCCTAGTTCCTTAGTGACAGCAGTAGCTGGCCAAGAGAGCTGGGGGTCTTAAAGATAGGAGGTGGTGGCCACTCTCTTCTGACTGGTGTCCACACACGATGCTGGGGTTAACCGGTCTCCTGGCAGCCATAtcggaggaggagagaagaggacgaGGAGGCATAGGTCCACAGCCAACTTCTCTATCATCTGaaacagggacagacagagaggggaggcaACATCCCCATATGCAGCTCtccagagagaaggaaggagtgGAGAGTGATGGTGTTTCCTGGGTCCTAGTGCCTTTCCGTTCAGGTACAGTCAACTTCTCAAAACcagactacccactgggcacacactggttgagtcAACGTTgcttccacgtcatttcaatgaaatgacgttgaatcaacgttgaatggacgtctgtgcccagtgggtagtgtgtTTTATGACAAAGACGGAGGGAAGGAGGCCAGAatgaggaagagatggagagaaaccaTCCTTCAATTGGATGACAAACAGTTCTTCAATGCAGATGTCTAACGGTGGATGCTACAAGTCCATCATTGATTGTTTAACATTACCAAACGGTTACAGTCCTGTATAAACTTCTATTAAATTGCATATGCCATTTTTTGTTTACGTGTGAGCTGAATAACATAGCAATAAGGGAATGTTCTGTCGCAGTAATAAATTGAAGCCTGCCTTGCCAGAGGTAGAGTGGGGGTGCGGCATAACTTCTACAGCTTGTTGAACCATATCTAACGTGGATCAAAGCCTTATTCAAACTAGCTCGTTACATCATTGGAAATCTCATAATGCCCAAAGTCTACAAAAACAACCCCACGTTGAGAGGTGAACTAAAGCATGCTGCAAAACAGGATCAGGGATTTAATCAGACTCAAAAGTTCTATAGCAGTGACATAACTGTACTAGGCACTGCTCAGAGTAGGGCATAGGGCAGTTAATAATCCAGGCATTTGGACCTGACTTACCAATATAGCGAATGGTGTTTTCCTGAAAGGTGTATTACCTGGAAGCAAGGCCTTAATAAGTAATGAGGGTTATGTTGATACCTGTAGGCCTTACCACACCGGGTCAGCACAGGAGATCTACATAAAACCAAGGCTATATAATGTAGTATTACACCCTAGTACCTAAGGAAACAATGATATTATGAATAGTAAATTATAGAAGAATTTTGGGCAACAGGATGAATTATAAAAAATCATTCCTTGTCAAGAGTTTTCAGACTGACATTAAAGTGCAAAACAGCCCATGTTTTGTTACTTACTTATAAACAATACAACAATGTCTGGCTAATACCAATAAGCAATGGTGGTGTTATTAGCCTTTGATGGGTTGCGCTTGTAAATGAAAAGGGccataaaaaaaaacactttaGCATTCACACCGTAAGGGTGCCACCTACTGGTATTGGCAAGACACTACATTGTAATGGGATACATCGTCACATGATCAAACCAACCATAGAATGGGTCATGTCAAAGCAAAGAGTGTTCTAATTGCACTCGTACTCTCTAAACATTTTCAAGTAGATAATTTAAACCGTTTACATCACGCTGCTACTTAACGGTCCTATATTTTCTTGCAATTACACTGACATCTGGGTCTGAAAATGTGACTGAGTTTCTGTTTTTACTATAAATGTGTAGATATCTGTATGATTTGAACCTCAATACGAGGatgcaaaagggggggggggggggagaattaGGAACATTGGGAAGAGTAGGAAGGGTGCGTGAGTGGGAGGGTAGGTCACAtgctgaagaaaaaaaatatcacTATGACTTGTTGGTAATGTAGAtactcttttttctctctttctttctctttttctctcttctctcagaggacctgagccctaggaccatgcctcaggactacctggcctgatgactccttgctgtccccagtccacctggtcatatTGCTGCTCCAgtctgctgttttggactctctctaccgcacctgctgtttctaactctgaatgatcggctatgaaaagccaactgacatttactcctgagatgctgCCCTGTTGCACccactacaaccactgtgattattattatctgaccctgctggtcatctatgaacgtttgaacatattggccatgttctgttataatctccacccggcacagccagaagaggactggacacccctcagagcctggttcctctctaggttttttcctaggttctggcctttctagggagtttttcctagccaccgtgcttttacatctgcattgcttgctatttgcggttttaggttgggtttctgtatagcactttgtgacatcggctgacgtaaaaaggtctttataaatcaatttgattgaaTGCTCTTCTGTAAATTATTTTCctgtttttattacattttttgttcGTTTTTTGTCAAATCGACAGAACACAAATTATAGAAGTTAGTATTTATTTATGAACTCAGCAaacaggaccctgtctttcaaagataattcgtaaaaatccaaataacttcacagatcttcattgtaaaggatttaaacactgtttcccatgcttgttcaatgaaccataaacaattaatgaacatgcacctgtgttaaaacactaacagcttacagatggtaggcaatttaaggtcacagttatgaaaacttaggacactaaagaggcctttctactgactctgaaaaacaccaaacacttgcgggacaggtacaggatggtaacaacaactgcccgagttacaccaggaatgcacaatccctccatcagtgctttTATAAATGGAAGCTTTTATTCTCATCAAGGATTAGCATTTACATAGACCAGAAATATTTTGAAGACGTGACTAATGCTGCCAACATAACTTATCAGACAAGCTGCATTGACAACCTGTGGGCCTAGGGATCCCACAAGTAGATAAAGTTGAAGGTTTTCAGTTATAGCGTTACAGGGTGAGATACAGCATATGGCTTGCATTTCAATTTAGATGATTAAGTCAATCACTGCAATAACTGTTTGTGCATTTATTGATGTAGGTTTATACTTCTGTGGCTGTTAAATAGACACCGAAccaaaaatatgaacacaacatgcaacaatttcaaagatattattgagttacagttcatataaggaaaatgagtcaattgaaataaattaattaggcctaatctatggatttcacatgatatGCATATgatggtcacagacaccttaaaaaaaaggtaagagcatggatcagaaaaccagtcagtatctggtgagaccaccatttgcctcacgcAGTGCTACACGTTTCCTTCGcatggagttgatcaggctgttgattgtggtctgtggaatgttgtcccactcctcttcaatggctgtgcgaagttactgGACGTTGggagggaactggaacatgctttcgtacacgtcgatccagagcatcccaaacacgctcaatgggtgacaggtctggtgagtatgtaggccattttcagcttccaggaattgtgtacagttccttgcaacatggggccatgcattatcatgctgaaacatgaggtgacggCCGTGGAAGAATGGCACAACAATTGGcatcaggatctcatcacagtatctctgtgcattcaaatggccatcgataaaatggggcactctgttcacaacgttgacatcagcaaaccgctcgccaacACGACGTCTGCCAtatgcccggtacagttgaaaccaggattcatccgtgaagagcacacttctttaGCGTGCCAGTGACCATCAAATggtgaacatttgcccactgaagtcgattACGACACCGAACAGCAGtcaagtcaagaccctggtgaggacgacgagcacgcagatgagcttccctgagacggtttctgacagttggtgcagaaattcttctgttgtgctaacccacagtttcatcagctgtccggatgtgttgtctcagaccatcccgcatgtgtgggctggcgtggttacacgtggtctgaggttgtgaggccggttggacgtactgccaaattctatataacgacgttggaggtggcttatggtagagaaattcacattaaattatctggaaacagctctggtggatattcctgcagtcagcaagtCAATTGCAagctccatcaaaacttgagtaatctgtggtattgtgttgtgtgacacaactgcacattttagagttgccttttattgtccccagcacaaggttcacctgtgtaatgatcatgctgtttaatcagcttcttgacatgccacacctgtcaggtggatggattatcttggcaaaggagaaatgctcactaacagggatttaaacaaatttgtgcacaacatttgagagaaattcactttttgtgtgtatggaacatttctgtgatcttttatttcagctcatgaaacatggtcccaacattttacatgttgcgtttatattttttattcagtatatTTAAGAGGTTACATATCAGAAAAGTAGAAACAAGACTTCAGTTGATTTAATAAAGAACATTCAATAGATAGTACTGCAAATTACACAGACAACAGTACCAGGAAAAATACCTAGCAATTCAATATATTAATTCACATCGCATTCACAGCAAACATCAATAAATACACAAATCCATCAACATGACATGATCTTTGATGAATCTTTGTCAGCGATTTTCAATGCACATCAAGCTGTCCAATGCAGAGGAAAGCTCTCTTCAGAAAAGTATTCAATCACTCTGTGGAGAGAGAAAACAACTCATTTGATAAACTTCATCACTTGCTTTACTTGCTGACAAGTCAGGGGTAATATGTCTCTAATGATTGTTGTGAAATGTGaattggaggtggaggtggattCTTGCTGTACTAACCAGATCATCAAGATCATCCATCGCAGGTGGCCCTCCTTTCTTGTTCCCCATATCCTGAATCATCTAAAATGGAAAACCATTCATTAAAGCCACACTGATGTGCAAACCTTCAAACATAGACATAGAGTAAGCCCATTTGGCAGTTACACGTACGTCAAAATATTGCTCGTACTCCGCCATTCCCTCGTCCTCTTCATTCTCCCAGTCTTTCCAGTTATCAAAGTCTACAGCCATCCAATGTGGCTACAAGGGACAGAATAATGTTGGGAGAGAGGTTGATACGCATATTGTCAGTTAGAAGGTAGTCTGCAATATGTGTAGCATGGTGACTTTCTGCTTTCAGTAGTCAACAATAACAACCTTTGAATCAACCGAGTCTATTGGCTCATTCCAGTGTGAGCATGCCCCAAGGGAGGGCACAAATCGTCTCTGGCGCTCCGCTGTTCACGACGACGTCATATTGCGGAGTCTACCTCCAACACACAAAGCATTAGTCTACCCTTACACTGCTCTTCGCTCGTCTAAGTGGAAGATCAAATGTTCCAGTACCTTGAGATCGGCATCTTTCTGAAGACGAGGCCATGCTACATTTTCTTTAGCCTTCCTAATCAAGGTGTGGATACTGCGGTCATAGACTTTCACTTGGGAGTCCTGTTGGATAAATATACAAAGCTTACTTTTAGCATGATGTACTGCAGTATCCATAATGCTCTGTTAACTTGGATCCATTTTTTTGAATACATTACCGTGCTGAACATTGAAGCATGCTGCATATTTATAAATCTTTACAACTGTTATCTCTGTTAATTGTGAGAATCAAATGAACTTTGATATGACAGAGAAATGTGAATACTTACAAATTTGATGACTCTGTCATAGAAACAAATGTGATTGTAGATGCTGTTGTCATCAACATCTTTACAACTGTCATGGACACAAATCCAGAGACAAACATTGTTATTAAGCGTAGGTTATAATGATATATAATGTTATTTGGCAATAACAACATATCCTATTCGTCAGAGCAGTCATTATAGAGTGGTAACACAGGCCTTCTTAATATATCAATGCACATTAGAATAGTTGcccaacacactctctctctctctctctctctctctctctctctctctctctctctctctctctctctctctctctctctctctctctctctcgctttctctctctctctctctctctctctctctctctctctctcattaatatgtgaattataa
The nucleotide sequence above comes from Salvelinus namaycush isolate Seneca chromosome 35, SaNama_1.0, whole genome shotgun sequence. Encoded proteins:
- the LOC120029720 gene encoding putative protein PTGES3L isoform X1, yielding MAMLPKNLPRPEDCQGAQALWYDRKKYVIINFMVQNPKDVEVDIQDTFIVLSCKDVDDNSIYNHICFYDRVIKFDSQVKVYDRSIHTLIRKAKENVAWPRLQKDADLKPHWMAVDFDNWKDWENEEDEGMAEYEQYFDMIQDMGNKKGGPPAMDDLDDLSD
- the LOC120029720 gene encoding putative protein PTGES3L isoform X2, whose amino-acid sequence is MAMLPKNLPRPEDCQGAQALWYDRKKYVIINFMVQNPKDVEVDIQDTFIVLSCKDVDDNSIYNHICFYDRVIKFDSQVKVYDRSIHTLIRKAKENVAWPRLQKDADLKMIQDMGNKKGGPPAMDDLDDLSD